Genomic segment of Caproiciproducens sp. NJN-50:
TCACCAAAGTCCGGGAACTGGTCGAGAGAAACGAATTTATTGTCGATGTCAGGGAAAAGAACGAATTTGACCGGGGGCACCTGATTAACGCCGTCAATATTCCTCTCAGCGGGCTCAGAGACCGTCTGGATGAGATTCCGAAAGACAGGCCGGTCTATCTGCACTGCCGCAGCAGCCAGAGAAGCTACAACGCCGTGATGGCGCTGCAGAATCTGGGATATGACAATGTCGTCAATATCTCCGGCTCCTACCTTGGAATCTGCTGCTACGAATATTATCAGGACCGGGTGACCGGGAGAAAGAAGATTGTCACGGAATACAACTTTACCTGAAAAACAGCGGAATGAAAGATTAAAACCGGCCTGCCCGCGCTTTCTAAAGCGCGGGCAGGCCGGTTTTTCATGCGTCCGGGAGCTTGGCGTTATTTCAGCTTTTGCCTGATTTCAAAAAAATCCTTCCACGGATCGCTTTTCTCCATTCTTGCGAGCGCGTCCGTCATGCCGATTCCGTTGGGGGCGACCGTGTCGAGTTCTTCCCAGGCAATAGGCATGGAAACCCTGGCTCCCGCTCTCGCCCTCAGGGAATAGGGGGCGACGCTTGTGGCTCCCCTTCCGTTCCGGATCCAATCAATGAAAATCCTGTTTTTCCGTTTTTCTTTTCTGATGTTGCTCGTATAGCGGTCGGGCCACCGCTGCTCCATGACTTCGGCGACCCGTCTTGCAAAATCGTGAAACAGGTCCCAATCGGCGGACGGCTGGAAAGGCACGACCACATGATACCCTTTGCCTCCGCTGGTCTTGAGATACGAGGTCAAAGAGAGCTGTTCCAGGACGCTCTTGATCTCTTTGACGCCTTGGCGCACCCGCTCCAGATCCATTCCCTCGTCCGGGTCCAGGTCAAAAACCATCAGATCCGGCTTTTCCAGCGTTTCGATCCGGCTTCCCCAGGCGTGAAATTCCAGCGTGCCCATCTGGACTTCGGAAATCAGCCCGGCAGCGTTCTCAATATAAAAGTAGTCCTCCTTTTGCCCGTCGTTGTTCACGACCGGAATCGTGACGACGCCCTTGTGATCCGGGCCGGGATGCTTCTGATAAAAGCAGGAGGAGGAGATTCCCTTGGGACAGCGTACGATGCTGAGAATCCGGTTTCCCGCGTAGGGCAGCATTCGCTCCGTCGCTTTAGCGTAGTACCGGACCACATCCGCTTTTTTCACTTCGGGATCCGCAAAAACCAATTTGTCGGGATGGGTTATTTTGATTCCCTCGACCGTCATGCCGCTGTTTGTTTCCATTTGCACCTCCGGCTCCTCGGCGGGCGGCAGATCCTGATCCGCCTGTTTCTCATTGGCCGCATCCTCTCTTTTTACTTCCCCGGGGCTCTTGTCCGTACGCAGCCCTTTATAACTTGCCTGCCGAAGCAGATTCTCATTGGTCCATTCGGCAAATTTGATTTCCGCGACCAGTACGGGTTCAAGCCATGTGATTTTCTCGTTCGATCTCGCTTCCGGCGCCTGTTTGAAAGGAGCGTCTTCTCTCCGGATGCTTTCAAATTTTTGCCTGAGTTCCTCCATGTCGTGAGCGGTCAGGCCCGTTCCGGCCCGCCCGGCATAGACGAGTTCGTTTTCTTCATAGACGCCGAGGAGAAGGGAACTGACCCCGCTCGCTTTTTTATCGGACAGCGTGTATCCCCCGATGACGAATTCCTGCCGCTTGCCGCATTTTAGCTTGATCCAGTCTCCGTTTCTCGTTCCGCTGTAAACGGAATCGGCCTTTTTGCCGACGATTCCTTCCAGGTTCGCCTGGCAGGCGGCGGAGAAGCTTTCCACTCCCTTTCCCACGACGTGTTGGCTGTAGCAAAGATTTCCGGGAGCGCCTTTCATCAAGGCTTCCAATGTCTCTTTCCGGTCGATCAGGGGGCGTCCTCTCAGATCCTCCCCATTCAGGGCAAGGAGATCGAAAACGATGTAAGCGAGGTTTTTCCCCACAGGATTTCTCATATAGTTTTGCAGAGCCTGGAAATCCGTCCTTCCCTGTGCATCGGTGACGACCATCTCGCCGTCCAGAACCATGGATCTTCCTGCGGCCCAGCCGGTCAGGGAGTCGGCGACGTCCTGAAACCGCTCGGCGTAATCGTTGCCGTTTCTGGTGATGAGGCGGGCACCGCCCCCCTCCAGAAAGGAGAGGATCCGGTAACCGTCGTATTTCAGTTCATACAGCCAGCCGCTGCCGTCGGGAACCGCGGCGGCGAGCTTGGCGAGCTGTATGCCGGTTCTGTCGAAGGGATTTCGCGTGATTTTTTCATCCGCCCCCGCTTCAATTTCCTCCATGGTGCGTCCGGTGCGAACGCTGGTTGTGAATTCGGCGATACTGTCGCCGGCTTTGGCGTAATCGTCCCGCTCCTTCAGTAAAAGCCAGTTTTTCGCCTCTTCACCGGCTTTGGCCTTCATTCGGACCAGAGCCCAATTTCCTCTGAGCCGCCTTCCCTTCAGGATAAATTTTAACGAACCCTGACGAAGCCCCTGATCCACCTCGGTGAAAGGTTCCCAGAAGCCCTCGTCCCAGAGCATCACGACTCCGCCTCCATATTCCCCTTTGGGAATCGTTCCCTCGAAATTCCTGTAATCGAGCGGATGATCCTCCACCCGTACGGCGAGCCTTTTGTCACGGGTGTCAAGGGAGGGTCCCTTGGGTACCGCCCAGCTTAAAAGAGAACCGTTCCATTCGAGCCGGAAGTCAAAGTGATCCCTGCGGGCGATATGGTGCTGGACGACAAACCTCAGGCGGTTTTCAGACTTTTCCTCTCGGCCTTCCGGCTCTTCCGTGTTTTCAAAATTTCTTTTTCGGTTGTATTCATTCAGACCGGGCGACATTTTCATACCATATCCTTCGTATTTTAATCGTTTTTATTATCCGCCGATTCAACGGGGGTTATCCATGTTTGGCCGGGTGAGCTTTGCGTTCCAGTCTTACTTATATTTGCCGGCGCTCTGGCAAAGCTAGTCCGGGAGGTGCATGACTATGCCGGCAGCAGCTCATCGGTCCGTTATTTCGTTTGGACTCGTCGCGATTCCCGTGTCCATGTACACGTCAACCCAGGACAATGATATTCATTTTAATCAACTGCACAAAGAAGACCAAAGCCGGGTGCGGTACAGAAAGGTCTGCGCCCATTGCGGAAAAGAGCTGAAAAGCGAGGACATTATCAAGGGCTACGAGTATGATAAGGACCGTTATGTCGTCGTGACGGAGGATGAAATTGAAAAAATTAAAACTGAAAAGGAAAAATCAATCCAGATCCTGCATTTCGCACAGCTGAATCAGATTTCACCGGTCTACTATGACAAGACCTATCAGGCCGTTCCAGAAGCGGGAGGGGAAAAAGCGTTTGAACTTCTCCGATCCGCACTGATGAAAGAGCAGAAAATCGCGATCGGCAAGACCGTCATGGGGACGAAGGACACATTGATGGCGATTATTCCGCGTGAGAACGGAATGCTGATCTCGACCATGTATTATCAGGATGACGTCAGGGATCTCCAGAAATCCTATCAAATCCCTCAACTGTCGGAACAGGAACTGAAAATGGCGCAGGTTTTGATTAACTCCATGGATACACCCTTTGACCCGGCTCTATATAAAGACGAATATCAGGGCAAACTCAGGGAGCTTATCGAAGCTAAAATAGCCGGAAAGGATGTCGCCGCGGCCGTGCCGGAGCAGGCCGGAAATGTCATCAATCTGATGGATGCCCTGAAAGCGAGCATTGAAAGGCAGAGTGAAGGGAAAGCAAAAGATGAGAATAAACCTGTTTCCCCAAAAACAAACAAAGAGAAAGGTGCGTGAAGGCACCTTTCTCTTTGTTATGGCAGCTTTTTAGAATAAACGCAGGTCTGCCAACCGTATAAAAAACAAAAAGAGCATACAAAATCTACCGCGTTCACATGGAGATGCCGCCTTACATAAATGATTATTTCTGACCGGAAAGCGCAATTGCTTCATGCGGAAAATTCCCTTCGGAGGAAAGGCGTTTTAAATGTTTCCACAGCGTTGTACGGCTGACGCCCAGCTTTTCCGCCATGAGTGTCCGGTTTCCGCCACAGTGCCGTTCCAGGTCGCACAATTCCGAGCAGCTGATCCACCGTCCTGCTACCGAGATACCGGTATCCTGAACAGTAGGCAAAATGGCGGGAGAGGTTTCCGGGTCCTTCTGAAGACAGGAGAAAGGATTGCCGCCATATTGAATTCTAACAAAATTTGCGTTAATCCTGGAACTGCGTGTCAGAACGGTCAATCTTTGACAAAAACTGAACAGCTGGTCGAGATTGCCTTCCCAAGAAAGATTTTGTAGCACTTCAAGTGCTTCCGGAGAAAAGGAGATCTCTTTTCCGTGAAGCGAAGACGCCCGGTTTGCAGCGTACTGTGCAAAAGCGGGAATGTCGGCGCGGCGCTGCCTGAGGGAAGAAAGCGGCAGAGGCAGGGTATTCAGCGTATGGTACAGGCTCTGATT
This window contains:
- the ligD gene encoding DNA ligase D, with the protein product MSPGLNEYNRKRNFENTEEPEGREEKSENRLRFVVQHHIARRDHFDFRLEWNGSLLSWAVPKGPSLDTRDKRLAVRVEDHPLDYRNFEGTIPKGEYGGGVVMLWDEGFWEPFTEVDQGLRQGSLKFILKGRRLRGNWALVRMKAKAGEEAKNWLLLKERDDYAKAGDSIAEFTTSVRTGRTMEEIEAGADEKITRNPFDRTGIQLAKLAAAVPDGSGWLYELKYDGYRILSFLEGGGARLITRNGNDYAERFQDVADSLTGWAAGRSMVLDGEMVVTDAQGRTDFQALQNYMRNPVGKNLAYIVFDLLALNGEDLRGRPLIDRKETLEALMKGAPGNLCYSQHVVGKGVESFSAACQANLEGIVGKKADSVYSGTRNGDWIKLKCGKRQEFVIGGYTLSDKKASGVSSLLLGVYEENELVYAGRAGTGLTAHDMEELRQKFESIRREDAPFKQAPEARSNEKITWLEPVLVAEIKFAEWTNENLLRQASYKGLRTDKSPGEVKREDAANEKQADQDLPPAEEPEVQMETNSGMTVEGIKITHPDKLVFADPEVKKADVVRYYAKATERMLPYAGNRILSIVRCPKGISSSCFYQKHPGPDHKGVVTIPVVNNDGQKEDYFYIENAAGLISEVQMGTLEFHAWGSRIETLEKPDLMVFDLDPDEGMDLERVRQGVKEIKSVLEQLSLTSYLKTSGGKGYHVVVPFQPSADWDLFHDFARRVAEVMEQRWPDRYTSNIRKEKRKNRIFIDWIRNGRGATSVAPYSLRARAGARVSMPIAWEELDTVAPNGIGMTDALARMEKSDPWKDFFEIRQKLK
- the ku gene encoding non-homologous end joining protein Ku, translating into MPAAAHRSVISFGLVAIPVSMYTSTQDNDIHFNQLHKEDQSRVRYRKVCAHCGKELKSEDIIKGYEYDKDRYVVVTEDEIEKIKTEKEKSIQILHFAQLNQISPVYYDKTYQAVPEAGGEKAFELLRSALMKEQKIAIGKTVMGTKDTLMAIIPRENGMLISTMYYQDDVRDLQKSYQIPQLSEQELKMAQVLINSMDTPFDPALYKDEYQGKLRELIEAKIAGKDVAAAVPEQAGNVINLMDALKASIERQSEGKAKDENKPVSPKTNKEKGA